The following proteins are co-located in the Candidatus Paracaedibacter acanthamoebae genome:
- a CDS encoding type II toxin-antitoxin system YoeB family toxin, giving the protein MNRFIFSLLATTFSFLISSGVLGMDHPKMNVERVASQFSSFSNPELFQFPFLQEGREDKDQGQQKTQEGIRAKIQGDGNLARESFLEASALGSEAAMTQLGHIALGERNYQESFHWYNLAQHTSFLKTGTYSQGPSATGILKAGSQDPSLLNPEYLLLIKGFNRYDFSKHPTSVRAQFLLSQLCEKLIVYPSSPLNDNLYWGLAMLGNEPVLWERLGWLYEAKKLGPSLNEADRYQQEANCFWHSKTPEGWYALGDLIFEKQALHTLDGKRISNLERPLLAAECYRHCGLPKGLFMLGVMIHNKEIHRDENNEFFEEKDRDKVTARCLLKAGMPMSFYHIAELLKEKKIKCDTKGKFIDTDVPESFYAETAAFYCRKANLPVSRLALAGLIVTKAIKTDEKGKKITSEREYFSAVARCLEGLKREDFSFESDLKSYLTNLGAYIEQGILTYDEKGKKIKSEKQRGEIAAAYLREAGTPLALSNLSGLILQKLTDLDEFGNNIHTDEERFQTAERCSSSHYPYSIYNLALITLYRYPYIVDYKERALRYAFQAIVCGDDAAIDLYIQIKKEIEKASQPLKKEETKNLETEINKSSHQPLEEEEDAYSETVEDEITPAGRQKMKEITKKLKNHRVNYKKLVHRQISTKEFNDLLKNQNRDTQRGFQITWSDKAIKQFQTLPTYEAKKVNYLIQLIKEGDIQRGRPETLKDKNKIITRRIDKGDRLAYKLTENGIHIISTKGHIEK; this is encoded by the coding sequence ATGAATCGCTTTATTTTTTCTTTGCTTGCTACAACCTTCTCTTTCTTAATCTCCTCTGGCGTATTAGGGATGGATCATCCAAAGATGAATGTTGAAAGAGTCGCTTCTCAGTTTTCTTCCTTTTCAAATCCTGAACTTTTTCAATTTCCCTTCTTACAGGAGGGGAGAGAAGATAAGGATCAAGGGCAACAAAAAACACAAGAAGGTATACGTGCAAAAATTCAAGGCGACGGTAATCTTGCAAGGGAATCATTTTTAGAGGCAAGTGCCCTGGGGTCTGAAGCAGCCATGACTCAGCTGGGGCATATAGCATTGGGAGAGAGAAACTATCAAGAATCCTTTCACTGGTACAATCTTGCGCAGCATACAAGTTTTTTAAAAACAGGAACTTATAGTCAGGGGCCATCAGCCACAGGTATCTTAAAAGCAGGGAGTCAAGACCCTTCTTTATTAAATCCAGAATACCTACTTCTTATAAAAGGATTTAATCGCTATGACTTTTCTAAGCATCCTACCTCTGTCAGAGCACAATTTTTATTAAGCCAATTGTGCGAAAAATTGATCGTTTATCCTTCCTCCCCTTTAAATGATAATTTGTATTGGGGCCTTGCTATGCTGGGAAATGAGCCTGTTTTGTGGGAACGTCTGGGGTGGCTGTATGAGGCAAAAAAATTAGGACCAAGCCTTAATGAAGCCGACCGCTATCAACAAGAAGCCAATTGCTTTTGGCATTCAAAAACGCCAGAGGGGTGGTATGCTCTTGGCGACTTAATTTTTGAGAAACAAGCCTTGCATACCCTGGACGGTAAGCGTATTTCAAATTTAGAAAGACCTCTTCTAGCTGCTGAATGTTATCGACACTGTGGTCTTCCTAAGGGTCTTTTTATGTTAGGCGTCATGATCCACAATAAAGAAATTCATCGGGATGAAAATAATGAATTTTTTGAAGAAAAGGACCGCGATAAAGTGACAGCCCGATGTTTGTTAAAGGCAGGCATGCCTATGTCTTTCTATCATATTGCAGAACTACTTAAAGAGAAGAAGATTAAGTGTGATACTAAAGGCAAGTTTATTGATACTGATGTTCCGGAAAGTTTTTACGCTGAGACAGCAGCCTTTTACTGTCGTAAAGCAAACTTGCCAGTTTCTCGCTTAGCCCTTGCAGGATTAATTGTCACAAAAGCGATTAAAACGGATGAGAAAGGAAAGAAAATAACGTCTGAGCGAGAGTATTTCTCAGCTGTTGCAAGATGTTTAGAAGGGCTAAAACGAGAAGATTTTTCTTTTGAATCTGATCTTAAATCTTACCTAACAAATTTAGGGGCTTATATTGAGCAAGGAATTTTAACTTACGATGAAAAAGGGAAGAAAATAAAATCAGAAAAACAACGAGGAGAAATTGCTGCAGCATATTTGAGAGAAGCGGGAACACCTTTGGCTTTGAGCAACCTTTCTGGATTAATTCTTCAAAAACTAACAGATCTTGATGAATTTGGAAATAATATCCACACGGATGAAGAACGTTTTCAGACCGCGGAAAGATGTTCTTCCTCCCACTATCCTTATTCTATCTATAATTTAGCTTTGATTACTTTATATCGTTATCCTTATATTGTAGATTACAAAGAAAGGGCTTTAAGGTATGCGTTTCAAGCCATTGTGTGCGGGGACGATGCAGCAATCGATCTTTACATACAAATTAAGAAAGAAATTGAAAAGGCATCCCAACCCTTAAAAAAAGAAGAAACAAAGAATTTAGAAACAGAAATCAATAAAAGTTCCCATCAACCGCTCGAAGAAGAAGAGGACGCTTATTCAGAAACAGTTGAAGATGAAATAACGCCTGCCGGTCGGCAAAAAATGAAAGAGATTACAAAAAAACTTAAAAATCATCGAGTAAATTATAAAAAGCTTGTTCACAGACAAATTTCGACAAAAGAATTTAATGATCTATTAAAGAATCAAAATAGAGATACTCAAAGAGGGTTTCAAATAACTTGGTCAGATAAGGCAATTAAACAATTTCAAACTCTTCCAACATACGAAGCTAAAAAAGTAAACTATCTTATTCAATTAATCAAAGAGGGAGACATCCAACGAGGGCGACCCGAAACTCTTAAAGACAAGAATAAGATTATTACCAGACGGATTGATAAGGGCGATCGCTTGGCTTATAAACTAACAGAAAATGGTATTCACATTATCTCTACCAAGGGGCATATTGAAAAGTAA
- the trkA gene encoding Trk system potassium transporter TrkA, producing the protein MKVVILGGGQVGFNIARYLSGEDNDITIVDQSGELLRKLSDSIDIQPVVGYASHPDVLERAGLYEADLLIAVTASDEVNIVACEVANSLFKVPKKIARIRNQSYLDPNLHWLFNPDRISIDHIISPESEVACTISRSLQVTGAFDVKSIDSGEVKIVGVRCDHPSAILNTPLKFLPSHFPKLEFMIACIYRNGQMFIPSGEEKILLGDEVYFIAHQNYIPEIMRHFHQDSIYGKRILIVGAGSIGLALAQEMETNAAHQTTKIIERKATRAELVARQLRHTEVLCGDALDAEILTEANIHETDTIVCVTEDDKVNILAALLAKQQGASRALILLNNMDYASLVTSLGIDAVISPHAITVSTILQYVRQGQIRSVHSLKDGEVEIIEAEAKETTNVVGLTLEDITIRGQIEVAGLYRSDQFFIMPSKTTIRVGDRLILAVTEASVPKVERLFAERPGYL; encoded by the coding sequence ATGAAAGTCGTAATCCTGGGGGGAGGGCAAGTTGGTTTTAATATTGCGCGATATTTATCGGGTGAAGACAATGATATTACCATCGTTGATCAATCGGGCGAATTGCTGCGTAAACTGAGCGACAGTATCGATATCCAACCTGTTGTTGGATATGCATCTCATCCGGATGTTTTAGAAAGAGCTGGCCTTTATGAAGCAGATCTGCTGATAGCCGTGACAGCTTCTGATGAAGTCAATATTGTTGCCTGCGAGGTAGCAAATTCTCTCTTTAAAGTGCCAAAAAAAATTGCACGTATTCGCAACCAAAGCTATTTAGATCCCAATTTACACTGGCTATTTAATCCAGATCGTATTTCTATTGATCATATTATCTCTCCCGAAAGTGAAGTGGCGTGCACAATTAGTCGAAGCTTGCAGGTGACCGGGGCGTTTGATGTTAAATCAATTGATAGTGGTGAGGTTAAAATTGTTGGGGTGCGATGTGATCACCCCTCTGCCATTTTAAATACCCCCTTAAAATTTTTACCCAGCCATTTCCCCAAATTGGAATTTATGATTGCGTGTATTTATCGCAACGGACAAATGTTCATTCCATCAGGAGAAGAAAAGATTCTGCTGGGGGATGAGGTTTATTTCATCGCACACCAAAATTATATTCCAGAAATAATGCGGCATTTTCACCAAGATTCAATTTATGGCAAACGCATCTTAATTGTGGGGGCCGGCAGTATAGGCCTCGCTTTGGCTCAAGAAATGGAAACCAATGCGGCTCACCAAACGACTAAAATTATAGAACGCAAAGCGACGCGTGCAGAGTTAGTGGCACGCCAATTGCGTCATACAGAAGTTTTATGTGGCGATGCCTTGGATGCGGAAATCCTAACCGAGGCTAATATTCATGAAACGGACACCATTGTTTGTGTCACGGAGGATGATAAAGTCAATATTTTAGCTGCCTTATTGGCTAAGCAACAAGGGGCTTCTCGTGCTCTCATCCTTTTAAATAATATGGACTACGCCTCTCTGGTTACTTCTCTTGGTATTGATGCTGTCATTAGTCCGCATGCTATTACGGTTTCAACAATTCTTCAGTATGTGCGTCAAGGGCAAATTCGCTCTGTGCATTCTCTAAAGGATGGTGAGGTTGAAATTATTGAAGCGGAAGCCAAAGAAACCACAAACGTGGTGGGATTGACGTTAGAAGATATTACAATTCGCGGACAAATTGAAGTAGCTGGCCTTTATCGAAGTGACCAATTTTTCATTATGCCGAGCAAGACGACAATCCGCGTGGGGGATCGTTTAATTCTTGCGGTGACAGAGGCTTCCGTTCCAAAGGTTGAGCGTTTGTTTGCTGAACGACCGGGCTATTTGTAA